The proteins below are encoded in one region of Lactuca sativa cultivar Salinas chromosome 3, Lsat_Salinas_v11, whole genome shotgun sequence:
- the LOC128132781 gene encoding uncharacterized protein LOC128132781, whose amino-acid sequence MVPKLGDIFESPAQLKFCVTNYAVSHGYRIYFEKCDSQRIVARCGNRKEENKCPFRIYAAWMYKERSFQIKAMNGDHKCSRQFKFGSIVSPEWIGRHYVTEIANKPKMKLQEMIDDIRQRYRCVVSIGQVRRARKWAKNLIEGKLTEHYARIWDYAHELLRSNPGSTCQVGVTTNPDGKNYFHRFYICFKALSVSWKRGCRRVIGLDGCFLKGQVKGELLTAIGRDANNQVYPIAWAVVDVENKSNWTWFLELLSGDLDLIDGSGLVVISDQHKGLLQSVKDVLPHVEHRQCARHIYANFRKAYTGLEFKKLFWAAAMSCVDGDFKRHMDKIKKLNAGAYEHLMSKEPETWCRAYMSTGYACEAMENGISECFNSIIVDARKKPLITMLEEIRIYIMDRFAHMIEENTIWNTRICPAVLKKMKLFGKNMRFWLIIHSQQHVFEARRGCDSYMVDLDGRHCTCRLWDLAGIPCVHAIATINYIHQTPDEYIDVMFSKEQFLKCYSANISPVNGSNLWPQTEYIKPLPPVSRRMPGRPKVNRRRHVSENDGRVHTPRIVRCGKCFEYGHNQKGCKNATREPIPMPPKKKGRPRKEQDEPNQASCDRSERQEPVPMPPKKKGRPRKERQEAVPMPPKKKGRPRKKVHSDPNQASGAKSVKSKNDGLDGHVKGRGCEEQVKDLFDNEDIDDDSLVDMMCTFEASLSQPKDKYQKSDGFPDAMDAIIQSILHANDDKGVEEVEPDLTKQLDEVEDAMDAILKGTDEKSQSENEGNPEPEFTEGNASHVLPEMVMLDLESVADLLGAGYSMAEIESLRGVKVELDDMPAVEMDVNEVEDIPYVDDVMEGNEDDGLINDGVEGNEGHGEGDDADEVAGEGDGEVDGDGAGEGDGEVDGDGAGEGDGEGNGGAGEGDGEVDGDGVGEGDGEGNGAGAGEDDGEGNGAGAGEDDAADMEGNDADDEGHVPPRRTRKPSERIILQKLKKPCFDKDGRGSTSSYPVDLE is encoded by the exons ATGGTACCAAAGCTTGGTGACATCTTTGAATCCCCTGCCCAACTGAAGTTTTGTGTCACCAATTATGCAGTCTCACATGGCTATAGAATATACTTTGAAAAATGTGATAGTCAAAGAATTGTAGCTAGATGTGGAAATAGGAAGGAAGAGAATAAATGCCCTTTCAGAATTTATGCTGCATGGATGTACAAAGAAAGATCTTTTCAGATCAAAGCTATGAATGGTGACCATAAATGTTCTAGGCAGTTTAAGTTTGGATCCATTGTGTCCCCTGAATGGATTGGAAGACATTATGTGACTGAAATTGCAAATAAGCCAAAGATGAAACTTCAAGAAATGATTGACGACATCAGACAAAGGTATAGGTGTGTGGTATCTATAGGACAAGTTAGAAGGGCAAGGAAATGGGCCAAAAATTTAATAGAAGGTAAACTCACTGAGCATTATGCAAGGATATGGGATTATGCCCATGAATTGTTAAGGTCAAACCCGGGGTCCACATGTCAAGTTGGTGTAACAACCAATCCAGATGGAAAGAATTATTTTCACaggttttacatttgtttcaaagcaCTAAGTGTTAGCTGGAAAAGAGGATGTAGGAGAGTAATTGGGCTAGATGGGTGCTTTCTAAAGGGGCAGGTGAAGGGTGAACTGCTAACAGCTATTGGTAGAGATGCCAACAACCAGGTTTATCCAATTGCTTGGGCTGTTGTTGATGTGGAAAATAAGTCCAACTGGACTTGGTTCCTTGAGCTACTCAGTGGTGATCTAGACCTTATTGATGGAAGTGGGTTGGTAGTTATATCAGATCAACATAAA GGTTTGCTGCAATCTGTTAAAGATGTATTGCCACATGTGGAGCACAGGCAATGTGCCCGACACATATATgcaaattttagaaaagcttaCACTGGGTTGGAGTTCAAGAAGCTGTTTTGGGCTGCAGCTATGAGCTGTGTGGACGGTGATTTCAAGAGACATATGGACAAAATTAAAAAGCTCAATGCTGGTGCATATGAGCATCTGATGTCCAAAGAACCCGAAACATGGTGTAGAGCTTACATGAGTACAGGGTATGCATGTGAGGCAATGGAGAATGGTATATCAGAGTGCTTCAACTCCATCATTGTGGATGCTAGGAAAAAACCATTGATCACAATGCTTGAAGAAATAAGGATATACATCATGGATAGGTTTGCTCACATGATTGAGGAAAACACTATATGGAATACCCGTATATGTCCAGCAGTGTTAAAGAAGATGAAGCTTTTTGGGAAGAACATGAG GTTTTGGTTaataattcatagtcaacaacatGTGTTTGAAGCAAGGAGAGGATGTGATAGCTACATGGTGGATTTAGATGGAAGGCATTGTACCTGCAGGTTATGGGATCTGGCTGGGATCCCATGTGTTCATGCAATTGCAACCATCAACTACATCCATCAAACACCTGATGAGTATATTGATGTCATGTTTTCTAAGGAACAATTCCTTAAGTGTTACTCTGCTAACATTAGTCCAGTGAATGGTTCAAATCTGTGGCCTCAAACTGAATACATAAAGCCCTTGCCACCGGTGTCAAGGAGAATGCCTGGTAGGCCAAAGGTCAATAGAAGGAGACATGTAAGTGAAAATGATGGAAGAGTACACACCCCAAGAATTGTAAGGTGTGGTAAGTGCTTTGAGTATGGCCATAACCAGAAGGGATGCAAGAATGCAACCAGGGAACCTATCCCTATGCCACCAAAGAAGAAAGGAAGGCCAAGGAAGGAACAAGATGAACCCAATCAAGCATCATGTGATAGGTCCGAGAGGCAGGAACCTGTCCCTATGCCACCAAAAAAGAAAGGAAGGCCTAGGAAAGAGAGGCAGGAAGCAGTTCCTATGCCACCAAAGAAGAAAGGAAGGCCAAGGAAAAAGGTCCATTCTGACCCAAATCAAGCATCAGGTGCTAAATCTGTTAAAAGCAAAAATGATGGTTTAGATGGTCATGTTAAAGGTAGGGGATGTGAGGAACAAGTGAAGGATTTGTTTGACAATGAAGATATTGATGATGACAGTTTGGTTGATATGATGTGCACTTTTGAAGCTTCTCTTAGCCAACCAAAGGATAAGTATCAGAAAAGTGATGGATTCCCAGATGCAATGGATGCTATTATTCAAAGTATTCTTCATGCTAATGATGACAAAGGTGTTGAGGAAGTTGAACCTGACCtgacaaaacaacttgatgaggTTGAAGATGCAATGGATGCTATTCTTAAAGGTACAGATGAAAAAAGTCAGTCTGAGAATGAGGGTAATCCTGAACCTGAATTCACTGAAGGAAATGCAAGTCATGTTCTCCCAGAGATGGTGATGCTAGATCTAGAAAGTGTAGCAGATCTACTTGGAGCAGGATATAGCATGGCTGAAATAGAGAGCTTGAGAGGGGTTAAAGTTGAATTGGATGATATGCCAGCAGTTGAGATG GATGTGAATGAAGTTGAGGATATTCCATATGTTGATGATGTGATGGAAGGAAATGAAGATGATGGTCTTATAAATGATGGTGTGGAGGGAAATGAGGGTCATGGTGAAGGTGATGATGCTGATGAAGTAGCAGGTGAGGGTGATGGTGAGGTTGATGGTGATGGTGCTGGTGAGGGTGATGGTGAGGTTGATGGTGATGGTGCTGGTGAGGGTGATGGAGAGGGTAATGGTGGTGCTGGTGAGGGTGATGGTGAGGTTGATGGTGATGGTGTTGGTGAGGGTGATGGAGAGGGTAATGGTGCTGGTGCTGGTGAGGATGATGGAGAGGGTAATGGTGCTGGTGCTGGTGAGGATGATGCAGCAGATATGGAGGGAAATGATGCTGATGATGAAGGTCATGTACCACCTAGAAGGACAAGAAAGCCCTCAGAAAGGATCATCCTGCAAAAGCTGAAGAAACCTTGTTTTGACAAAGATGGAAGGGGTTCCACATCTAGCTATCCAGTAGATTTGGAGTAG
- the LOC111912613 gene encoding uncharacterized protein LOC111912613, with amino-acid sequence MTTSSSRSSFNGGTRMRNKKVIRCDCGDVCGVSVSRTPDNPGRKFWGCPNYQVEGGNCGFFKWADEELGQNMEMCHTEEIKPLLEVIIGLLVVILLMLGIVVIKM; translated from the exons ATGACAACTTCGTCTTCAAGATCAAGCTTTAATGGTGGTACAAgaatgaggaacaagaaggtaatAAGATGCGACTGTGGTGATGTTTGTGGTGTATCAGTCTCACGAACACCTGATAATCCAGGACGAAAATTTTGGGGCTGCCCTAATTATCAG GTGGAAGGAGGCAACTGTGGTTTTTTCAAATGGGCGGATGAAGAACTAGGTCAAAATATGGAGATGTGTCATACAGAGGAGATCAAACCATTGTTAGAAGTGATCATAGGGTTGTTAGTGGTTATATTGCTGATGCTAGGAATAGTAGTTATTAAGATGTAG
- the LOC111912614 gene encoding uncharacterized protein LOC111912614: MVGEQGGRDAFITEGFDNWSKRGSFRKHMGNIQSYHHNAQEKCDLLLRKNQSIGEVLHKQTELEKSNYEIRLRATIRSCRFLLKNTLPFRGHDETEKSNNKGLFIEVLSLIREDNKKIFKVTLENAPKNEKLTSPTIQKDIVDCFSKEIIKSICDEIGIVKERFIGIVHVLDTYSLILKATIDTVFSNNNLSMTQMRGQGYDGASNMSGAFNGLKSLILNENNYAHYIHCFAHQLQLVVVAVAKKHDDVDEFFEQLALVVTVICETGKGLNREISLVRAGDTRWGSHFRTIVSLVNLFAEVVAVLKYVKEEGSTLSNRNQAKDMQIQEFGDRFNEGGTELMENMATLSPCDSFSSFDKTKLLKLTEIYKNYFDDSERAQLNGQLDIYYHSLLHDERFFNLNGIADLSRLLVKTGKHLSFPLVYRLLKLALVLPVATATVERCFSAMKFLKTDLRNRIGDNFMNGALVCSVEKEALENVKTENVITRFRKMKDRRGEL; the protein is encoded by the exons ATGGTAGGGGAACAAGGTGGAAGAGATGCATTTATAACCGAAGGCTTTGACAATTGGAGTAAAAGAGGCTCATTCCGGAAACATATGGGTAATATTCAAAGTTATCACCATAACGCCCAAGAAAAGTGTGATTTGCTATTGAGAAAAAACCAATCTATCGGTGAAGTCTTGCATAAGCAAACAGAACTTGAGAAAAGTAATTATGAAATTCGATTACGTGCTACAATCCGTAGTTGtagatttttattgaaaaatacaTTACCATTTCGTGGACATGATGAGACAGAAAAGTCTAATAATAAAGGACTTTTCATTGAAGTATTATCTTTGATTAGAGAAGATAATAAGAAGATTTTTAAAGTTACTTTAGAAAATGCTCCAAAAAATGAAAAGTTGACTTCTCCCACGATTCAAAAAGATATTGTCGATTGTTTTTCAAAAGAGATAATCAAGTCTATTTGTGATGAAATTG GGATTGTAAAGGAAAGATTTATTGGAATTGTTCACGTGTTGGATACatattctttgattcttaaagccACCATTGATACCGTATTTTCCAACAATAACTTGAGTATGACTCAG atGAGGGGACAAGGTTATGATGGAGCAAGTAATATGAGTGGTGCATTCAACGGTTTGAAATctttgattttaaatgaaaacaaTTATGCGCATTATATACATTGTTTTGCACACCAACTTCAATTAGTGGTTGTGGCGGTTGCAAAGAAACATGATGATGTTGATGAATTCTTTGAACAACTAGCTTTGGTGGTTACTGTCATTTGTG AAACAGGAAAAGGGTTGAATCGAGAGATTTCTCTTGTTCGAGCTGGAGATACTAGATGGGGTTCACATTTTAGAACAATTGTAAGTTTGGTGAATTTGTTTGCAGAAGTTGTTGCGGTACTTAAATATGTCAAAGAGGAGGGGTCTACTTTATCTAACCGTAATCAAGCAAAGG ATATGCAAATTCAAGAATTTGGGGATAGATTTAATGAAGGTGGCACGGAGTTGATGGAGAACATGGCGACATTGAGTCCTTGTGACTCATTTTCTAGTTTTGATAAAACAAAATTGTTAAAGCTAACTGAGATATACAAAAACTATTTTGACGATTCAGAAAGGGCGCAACTTAATGGACAACTTGATATCTATTATCACTCTTTGCTCCATGATGAAAGATTTTTCAACTTGAATGGAATTGCCGACCTCTCTCGTTTGTTGGTGAAAACCGGGAAGCACCTCTCTTTTCCTTTGGTTTATAGATTATTAAAACTAGCTTTGGTTTTGCCCGTCGCAACCGCAACCGTTGAACGGTGTTTTTCTGCAATGAAGTTCTTGAAGACCGATTTGCGTAATAGAATAGGTGACAATTTTATGAATGGTGCTTTGGTTTGTAGTGTAGAAAAAGAAGCACTAGAGAATGTTAAGACTGAAAATGTAATTACTCGCTTTCGTAAAATGAAAGATCGAAGAGGTGAACtttaa